The following proteins come from a genomic window of Kocuria palustris:
- a CDS encoding HAD family hydrolase, with the protein MLPTSPDPATETASAAAASARPHAVLWDMDGTLVDTEPHWFAAEADLMGSHGLVWTDEDSLSVVGGDLEETGRIMVRAGIPLSVREVVDALCERVAAGVRRELELRPGALELLVALRREGIPTALVTNSESPVADVVVEKLGAIAASGEDPATSWDGPLFDLIVTGNIGLPVKPDPAPYVFAARRLSALVSERQENPEELSIRRMVAIEDSLTGIRSAIGSGAFVLGVSNLIDISDVGLDREVGSLSEVTPAALGTWVDERERRRP; encoded by the coding sequence ATGCTTCCGACGAGTCCCGATCCCGCGACAGAGACCGCTTCCGCCGCCGCGGCCTCCGCGCGCCCCCACGCCGTCCTGTGGGACATGGACGGAACTCTCGTGGACACCGAGCCGCACTGGTTCGCCGCCGAGGCCGACCTCATGGGCTCCCACGGCCTCGTCTGGACGGATGAGGACTCCCTGAGCGTGGTCGGCGGAGACCTCGAGGAGACCGGGCGGATCATGGTCCGCGCCGGGATCCCGCTGAGCGTGCGCGAGGTCGTCGACGCCCTGTGCGAGCGCGTGGCCGCAGGCGTGCGCCGCGAGCTCGAGCTGCGCCCCGGGGCCCTCGAGCTGCTCGTGGCCCTTCGGCGCGAGGGCATTCCCACAGCGCTGGTGACCAACTCCGAGTCCCCGGTGGCCGATGTGGTCGTGGAGAAGCTCGGCGCGATCGCCGCCTCCGGCGAGGACCCCGCCACCAGCTGGGACGGCCCGCTGTTCGATCTGATCGTCACGGGCAACATCGGTCTGCCGGTCAAGCCGGATCCGGCCCCCTACGTCTTCGCCGCCCGTCGGCTCTCCGCCCTGGTCTCCGAGCGCCAGGAGAACCCCGAAGAGCTGAGCATCCGCCGGATGGTCGCCATCGAGGACTCGCTGACCGGCATCCGCTCTGCCATCGGCTCCGGGGCCTTCGTCCTCGGGGTGTCCAACCTGATCGACATCTCGGATGTGGGTCTGGACCGGGAGGTCGGCTCCCTGAGCGAGGTCACCCCGGCAGCGCTCGGGACCTGGGTCGACGAGCGCGAGCGGCGCCGCCCGTGA
- a CDS encoding PAC2 family protein, with translation MSGFDETFPQPEAGPFGIVQEAGSGERVRVLIGAFEGWNDAGDAATDAVKLLAEAFGAVEDFEVSPDEYYDYQYSRPRIVRSATGESRIVWPTTRMLRASVPGTNLDLILLHGWEPSYRWSSFAAEILEHATQLEVDFVVMVGALLADVPHTRPIPITVTSETEELQQELEITGSDYDGPTGVVGVLSHLASMSGIPSLSLWAAVPHYVAQSPSPKAQLAVLRRLEDLLRITVPMDALVEDSEAWERGVDDLAEEDPEIAAYVAKLEEAKDTADLPEASGDAIAQEFERFLRRRDQG, from the coding sequence GTGAGCGGATTCGACGAGACCTTCCCCCAGCCCGAGGCGGGCCCGTTCGGCATCGTGCAGGAGGCCGGATCGGGCGAGCGCGTTCGGGTGCTGATCGGTGCCTTCGAAGGCTGGAACGACGCCGGCGATGCGGCCACGGATGCCGTGAAGCTGCTGGCCGAGGCCTTCGGCGCGGTCGAGGACTTCGAGGTCAGCCCCGATGAGTACTACGACTACCAGTACTCGCGTCCGCGCATCGTCCGCTCCGCCACCGGCGAGTCCAGGATCGTGTGGCCGACCACGCGGATGCTGCGGGCCTCGGTGCCCGGGACCAACCTGGATCTGATCCTGCTGCACGGCTGGGAGCCGTCGTACCGGTGGTCCAGCTTCGCCGCCGAGATCCTGGAGCACGCGACCCAGCTCGAGGTGGACTTCGTGGTGATGGTGGGGGCGCTGCTGGCCGATGTGCCGCACACCCGCCCGATTCCCATCACCGTCACCTCGGAGACCGAGGAGCTGCAGCAGGAGCTCGAGATCACCGGCTCGGACTACGACGGCCCCACCGGCGTGGTCGGAGTGCTCAGCCACCTGGCCTCGATGTCCGGGATCCCCTCGCTGAGCCTGTGGGCCGCCGTGCCGCACTACGTGGCCCAGTCTCCCTCCCCCAAGGCGCAGCTGGCCGTGCTGCGCCGGCTCGAGGACCTCCTGAGGATCACGGTGCCCATGGACGCGCTGGTCGAGGACTCCGAGGCGTGGGAGCGAGGGGTGGACGATCTGGCCGAGGAGGACCCGGAGATCGCCGCCTACGTGGCCAAGCTCGAGGAGGCCAAGGACACCGCCGATCTCCCCGAGGCCAGCGGCGACGCGATCGCCCAGGAGTTCGAGCGCTTCCTGCGCCGCCGCGACCAGGGCTGA
- the mshC gene encoding cysteine--1-D-myo-inosityl 2-amino-2-deoxy-alpha-D-glucopyranoside ligase: MQSWSARPVPELPGQAAPPAVFDSRTRQVEQLPQQERASLYVCGITPYDATHLGHASTYVAFDLLHRAWLDAGMPVDYVQNVTDVDDPLLERADRDGVDWRDLAREQTDLFREDMTALNVIPPQHYVGATETLEWIVPAVEGLLAQGLAYRVQGEDGEPDGDVYFDVRAVAEAGDSTIPVLQPKVQGDEDGAPGPWSLGQISGLTRDEMLEVFGERGGDPERPGKRDIFDPLLWRVHREGEPSWDGGELGVGRPGWHIECSLISLKLLPAPFTVQGGGSDLVFPHHEMGAGHSWALSGRPMARNFVHTGMVGLDGQKMSKSLGNLELVSRLRERGVEPAAVRLAILAQHYREDWAWSQDVLTRAEARLTRWRMAADVAVEGSFADALDSVRDALADDLDSPRAIEAIDVWAEGVLVGGQRGSGDDLVLQAIEARLGVVL; encoded by the coding sequence ATGCAGTCCTGGTCCGCACGCCCCGTCCCCGAGCTTCCCGGTCAGGCAGCCCCGCCCGCGGTCTTCGACTCCCGGACCCGGCAGGTGGAGCAGCTGCCGCAGCAGGAGCGAGCCTCGCTGTACGTCTGCGGCATCACCCCGTACGACGCCACCCACCTGGGCCACGCCAGCACCTACGTGGCCTTCGACCTGCTGCATCGGGCCTGGCTCGATGCCGGGATGCCGGTCGACTACGTCCAGAACGTGACCGACGTGGACGACCCCCTGCTCGAGCGCGCCGATCGCGACGGCGTGGACTGGCGCGATCTGGCCCGTGAGCAGACCGACCTGTTCCGCGAGGACATGACCGCGCTGAATGTCATCCCGCCGCAGCACTACGTGGGCGCCACGGAGACGCTCGAGTGGATCGTCCCGGCCGTCGAGGGGCTTCTGGCCCAGGGCCTGGCCTATCGGGTCCAGGGGGAGGACGGCGAGCCGGACGGCGACGTCTACTTCGACGTCCGCGCTGTCGCCGAGGCCGGCGACAGCACCATCCCGGTGCTGCAGCCGAAGGTGCAGGGCGACGAGGACGGCGCGCCCGGCCCCTGGAGCCTCGGACAGATCTCCGGGCTCACCCGCGACGAGATGCTCGAGGTCTTCGGCGAGCGCGGCGGGGACCCGGAGCGCCCCGGCAAGCGCGACATCTTCGATCCGCTGCTGTGGCGCGTGCACCGCGAGGGCGAGCCGTCCTGGGACGGCGGCGAGCTGGGCGTGGGGCGTCCCGGCTGGCACATCGAGTGCTCGCTGATCTCCCTCAAGCTGCTGCCGGCGCCGTTCACCGTCCAGGGCGGCGGCTCGGACCTGGTCTTCCCGCACCACGAGATGGGAGCCGGTCACAGTTGGGCGCTGTCCGGTCGGCCCATGGCCCGGAACTTCGTGCACACCGGGATGGTCGGCCTGGACGGGCAGAAGATGTCCAAGTCGCTGGGCAACCTGGAGCTCGTCTCGCGGCTGCGCGAGCGCGGCGTCGAGCCTGCCGCTGTCCGCCTGGCGATCCTGGCCCAGCACTACCGCGAGGACTGGGCCTGGAGCCAGGACGTCCTCACCCGCGCCGAGGCGCGTCTCACGCGCTGGCGCATGGCCGCCGACGTCGCCGTGGAGGGCTCCTTCGCCGATGCTCTCGACTCGGTGCGCGACGCCCTGGCGGATGACCTCGATTCGCCCCGGGCGATCGAGGCGATCGACGTCTGGGCCGAGGGCGTGCTGGTCGGCGGACAGCGCGGCTCCGGAGACGACCTCGTACTGCAGGCCATCGAGGCACGGCTGGGCGTCGTCCTCTAG
- a CDS encoding undecaprenyl-diphosphate phosphatase — protein sequence MNWLESIILGLVQGLTEFLPVSSSAHLRIVGEFLPGSADPGAAFTAITQLGTETAVILYFWRDIVRIIKHWALSLVGKMDRSDPDARMGWLIIAGSLPIGILGLLFEDQIDTTLRSLWITATMLIVFGVILGIADHIGKQVRDLEDLNVKHGVLYGFAQAMALIPGVSRSGGTITAGLLMGYKREAAARYAFLLAIPAVFASGLYKLASEIVDPSPQPYSMAQTALATIVAFVIGYVIIGWFMHYISNRSYSLFVWYRIILGIVLFILLGTGVISAVPELTAGG from the coding sequence GTGAATTGGCTTGAATCGATCATCCTCGGCCTGGTCCAGGGCCTGACGGAGTTCCTCCCCGTGTCCTCGTCCGCCCATCTGCGCATCGTGGGGGAGTTCCTCCCGGGCTCCGCGGACCCCGGTGCGGCCTTCACGGCGATCACGCAGCTCGGCACCGAGACCGCCGTGATCCTCTACTTCTGGCGGGACATCGTCCGGATCATCAAGCACTGGGCGCTGTCGCTCGTGGGAAAGATGGATCGCTCCGATCCGGATGCCCGCATGGGATGGCTGATCATCGCTGGCTCGCTGCCCATCGGCATCCTGGGACTGCTGTTCGAGGACCAGATCGACACCACGCTGCGCAGCCTGTGGATCACGGCCACCATGCTGATCGTCTTCGGCGTGATCCTGGGCATCGCCGATCACATCGGCAAGCAGGTCCGCGACCTCGAGGACCTCAACGTCAAGCACGGCGTGCTCTACGGCTTCGCCCAGGCCATGGCCCTGATCCCGGGGGTCTCGCGCTCCGGCGGCACGATCACCGCGGGCCTGCTCATGGGCTACAAGCGCGAGGCCGCCGCCCGCTACGCCTTCCTGCTGGCCATCCCGGCGGTGTTCGCCTCGGGGCTCTACAAGCTGGCCTCGGAGATCGTCGATCCGTCGCCCCAGCCGTACTCGATGGCCCAGACCGCCCTGGCCACGATCGTCGCCTTCGTGATCGGCTACGTGATCATCGGCTGGTTCATGCACTACATCTCGAACCGCTCCTACTCGCTGTTCGTGTGGTACCGGATCATCCTGGGCATCGTGCTGTTCATCCTCCTGGGCACCGGCGTGATCTCCGCGGTGCCGGAGCTGACCGCCGGCGGCTGA
- a CDS encoding DUF5703 family protein — MLDPRFEYLVLTVGPGERLAGARARVVEHAEYGKWELHRVVHLYSGARKHWLRRRVMRVERTL; from the coding sequence ATGCTCGACCCGCGCTTCGAGTACCTGGTGCTGACCGTCGGGCCCGGAGAGCGCCTCGCCGGCGCCCGCGCGAGAGTCGTCGAGCACGCCGAATACGGCAAGTGGGAGCTGCACCGAGTGGTCCACCTCTACAGCGGGGCCCGCAAGCACTGGCTGCGCCGCCGGGTCATGCGCGTCGAGCGCACCCTCTGA
- a CDS encoding M20/M25/M40 family metallo-hydrolase: MNTPNPSTTPAGSAGTAHDEAAEICRNLIRIDTSNYGRGESKGERRAAEYVAGLLDEVGLAATMVESAPGRTSVFARMEGTDPSADALLVHGHLDVVPAVAEDWSVDPFAAEIRDGMIWGRGAVDMKDMDAMILSVVRHMVRTGQKPKRDIMLGFFADEEAGMEYGSKWVVRNHPELFEGVTDAISEVGGYSATIGGQRAYLLQTAEKGLMWMRLFADGTAGHGSQVNTDNPVTRLSRAMANIGEYQWPIELTKTTRQFLDTVTELTGVEFDPQNPQRMLDELGSVARFVGATLQNTANPSMLSSGYKVNVIPGTAEAGLDVRFLPEQREIVLEKLRELAGEGIRFEFEADDIGLEVPFSGNVVDAMVASLKQHDPEAVVLPYMLSAGTDNKALDPLGITGYGFVPLRLPDELDFPAMFHGVDERVPIASLEFGADVLHTLLTGY; encoded by the coding sequence GTGAACACCCCGAACCCCTCGACCACCCCCGCCGGCTCAGCGGGCACGGCCCATGACGAGGCCGCCGAGATCTGCCGGAACCTGATCCGGATCGACACCTCCAACTACGGGCGCGGCGAGTCCAAGGGGGAGCGCCGTGCCGCGGAGTACGTGGCCGGGCTGCTCGACGAGGTCGGGCTGGCGGCCACCATGGTGGAATCCGCCCCGGGACGCACGAGCGTCTTCGCGCGCATGGAGGGCACGGACCCGTCGGCCGATGCCCTGCTGGTGCACGGACACCTGGACGTGGTTCCTGCAGTGGCCGAGGACTGGAGCGTGGACCCCTTCGCCGCCGAGATCCGCGACGGCATGATCTGGGGCCGCGGCGCCGTGGACATGAAGGACATGGACGCCATGATCCTCTCGGTCGTGCGGCACATGGTGCGCACCGGCCAGAAGCCCAAGCGGGACATCATGCTGGGCTTCTTCGCCGATGAGGAGGCCGGGATGGAGTACGGCTCCAAGTGGGTCGTGCGCAACCACCCGGAGCTCTTCGAGGGCGTGACGGACGCGATCTCGGAGGTCGGCGGCTACTCGGCGACCATCGGCGGCCAGCGCGCCTACCTGCTGCAGACCGCGGAGAAGGGGCTCATGTGGATGCGCCTGTTCGCCGACGGCACCGCCGGGCACGGCTCCCAGGTCAACACCGACAATCCGGTCACGCGGCTGTCCCGGGCCATGGCGAACATCGGCGAGTACCAGTGGCCGATCGAGCTGACCAAGACCACGCGCCAGTTCCTGGACACCGTGACGGAGCTGACCGGCGTGGAGTTCGATCCGCAGAACCCGCAGCGGATGCTCGACGAGCTGGGCTCGGTGGCCCGCTTCGTCGGTGCCACGCTGCAGAACACGGCCAACCCCTCCATGCTCAGCTCCGGCTACAAGGTCAACGTCATCCCCGGCACCGCCGAGGCCGGGCTGGACGTGCGCTTCCTGCCGGAGCAGCGCGAGATCGTGCTGGAGAAGCTGCGCGAGCTGGCGGGGGAGGGCATCCGCTTCGAGTTCGAGGCCGACGACATCGGGCTCGAGGTCCCGTTCTCCGGCAACGTGGTCGATGCCATGGTCGCCTCGCTGAAGCAGCACGACCCGGAGGCCGTGGTCCTGCCGTACATGCTCTCGGCGGGCACGGACAACAAGGCGCTGGATCCGCTGGGGATCACCGGCTACGGCTTCGTGCCGCTGCGCCTGCCCGATGAGCTCGACTTCCCGGCCATGTTCCACGGGGTCGACGAGCGAGTGCCGATCGCTTCGCTCGAGTTCGGCGCCGACGTCCTGCACACGCTGCTCACCGGCTACTGA
- the pafA gene encoding Pup--protein ligase, producing MDQRIIGVETEFGIIHTPRGDAPSGEPARTLSPDDAARLLFHPIVEWGRSSNLFLPNGARLYLDVGAHPEYASAECANLQDIVAQDRAGELIVDRMRQALEAKLAADGTGGSVYLFKTNVDSSGNSFGSHENYMIGRDTRFARLVASLIPFLVTRQLYSGTGRIHPNGPVGFGEGQTFGGGQGEASYSFSQRADHIWEDASSSTTRARPLINTRDEPHGDSERFRRLHVIVGDSTMSTTTTALRLGVTDLMLRVIESGQPLQDRTLNSPAMALRQISHDLTGTFQVAMREGGTRSALDLQREYWEVVSRFVQANGAHHDRVDWLLELWARSLEAVESGDHSLIDTEIDWAIKKKLIDSWAERAGADYSHPRAAQLDLTYHDIAPGRGLFRMLEERGMAARLPGTDGSEAEAAVDQPPATRAALRGALVQAGMEAGVHFTADWVNMKVNGPAQRVVTLRDPFATHDEAAEQLLERLRAERTTAVTSSPLPPAV from the coding sequence ATGGATCAGCGGATCATCGGCGTCGAGACCGAGTTCGGGATCATCCACACGCCGCGCGGCGACGCCCCCTCCGGGGAGCCTGCGCGCACGCTGAGCCCGGATGATGCGGCCCGACTGCTCTTCCACCCGATCGTGGAGTGGGGCAGGTCCTCGAACCTGTTCCTGCCCAACGGCGCCCGGCTCTACCTGGATGTCGGCGCGCACCCCGAGTATGCCAGCGCCGAGTGCGCGAACCTCCAGGACATCGTGGCGCAGGACCGCGCCGGCGAGCTGATCGTCGACCGGATGCGCCAGGCGCTGGAGGCCAAGCTGGCCGCCGACGGCACCGGGGGATCGGTCTACCTGTTCAAGACCAACGTGGACAGCTCCGGCAACTCGTTCGGCTCCCACGAGAACTACATGATTGGGCGCGACACCCGCTTCGCCCGCCTCGTGGCCAGCCTGATCCCGTTCCTGGTCACCCGGCAGCTCTACTCGGGCACCGGGCGCATCCACCCGAACGGGCCCGTCGGCTTCGGCGAGGGCCAGACGTTCGGCGGCGGGCAGGGCGAGGCCTCGTACTCGTTCTCGCAGCGCGCCGATCACATCTGGGAGGACGCGTCGTCCTCGACCACGCGCGCCCGGCCGCTGATCAACACCCGCGACGAGCCGCACGGGGACTCCGAGCGCTTCCGCCGCCTGCACGTGATCGTGGGGGACTCGACCATGTCGACGACCACTACGGCGCTGCGCCTGGGCGTGACGGATCTGATGCTGCGGGTGATCGAGTCCGGTCAGCCGCTGCAGGACCGCACGCTGAACTCGCCGGCCATGGCGCTGCGTCAGATCTCGCATGATCTGACCGGCACCTTCCAGGTGGCCATGCGCGAGGGCGGCACCCGCTCGGCGCTGGACCTGCAGCGCGAGTACTGGGAGGTGGTCTCCCGCTTCGTGCAGGCCAACGGCGCGCACCACGACCGAGTGGACTGGCTGCTGGAACTGTGGGCGCGGTCCCTGGAGGCCGTCGAGAGCGGGGACCATTCGCTCATCGACACCGAGATCGACTGGGCCATCAAGAAGAAGCTCATCGACTCGTGGGCCGAGCGAGCCGGTGCGGACTACAGCCACCCGCGCGCCGCCCAGCTGGATCTGACCTACCACGACATCGCCCCGGGCCGCGGCCTGTTCCGCATGCTGGAGGAACGGGGCATGGCAGCCAGGCTGCCGGGCACCGACGGATCCGAGGCCGAGGCGGCGGTCGACCAGCCCCCGGCCACGCGCGCGGCCCTGCGCGGTGCGCTCGTGCAGGCGGGCATGGAGGCCGGCGTCCACTTCACGGCCGACTGGGTCAACATGAAGGTCAACGGGCCGGCCCAGCGCGTGGTGACCCTGCGGGACCCGTTCGCCACGCACGACGAGGCCGCCGAGCAGCTGCTCGAGCGGCTGCGCGCAGAGCGCACCACCGCGGTCACGTCCTCGCCGCTGCCGCCGGCCGTCTGA
- a CDS encoding ubiquitin-like protein Pup: MAERIQHNEPQRRDEDVEPTGPAPSGGGAPSEAAQARSSQADDFLADIDSILEANAEEFVKGFVQKGGQ, from the coding sequence ATGGCAGAGCGCATCCAGCACAACGAGCCGCAGCGTCGCGACGAGGACGTCGAGCCCACGGGCCCGGCCCCCAGCGGCGGCGGGGCGCCCTCGGAGGCCGCCCAGGCCCGCAGCAGCCAGGCCGATGACTTCCTGGCGGACATCGACTCGATCCTCGAGGCCAATGCCGAGGAGTTCGTGAAGGGCTTCGTCCAGAAGGGCGGTCAGTGA
- the dop gene encoding depupylase/deamidase Dop, translating into MTVRRIMGAETEFGILAPGNPKANSTLLSTRAVTAYAALVARELGSRADRTVDFDYSSETPLRDARGFEMSRAEAHPTQLTDVAPVLTSEEIAAEALTESGLWSEQTPQVVMNTVLPNGARLYVDHSHPEYSSPEVLTPRDAALYDLAGDRVAAEIVATLQATAEVGDQEQVLLHKNNTDGKSSSYGTHENYTVPRDIDDDALTAALLPFFASRQVMCGAGRVGLGPGSERAGFQISQRADFFERMVGLETTVRRPIVNTRDEPHADQKRYRRLHVIIGDANLSHWAQVLKFGTTSLVLRLVEQGLQPRIELTEPVLALHRISHDPSLQAAVGRRDGEPLTGIQIQRMYLEAAEAMESADGASPDPETAEILQMWRETLDTLETDPMAMADRLDWLAKLKLLLGYRERGGLRWDDAKLAMIDLQYHDVRPDKSLYGKLEAAGRMRRLFDEQEIRQAMWTPPADTRADFRGRLVARFPDDVIAAGWETIAVELPGLRRGARITMPEPTELTREQTQDWWAAADIEEFIERVQRDRPDLVEVSARIG; encoded by the coding sequence ATGACCGTGCGCCGCATCATGGGGGCCGAGACCGAGTTCGGGATCCTGGCACCGGGCAACCCCAAGGCCAACTCGACCCTGCTCTCCACGCGGGCAGTGACGGCATACGCAGCCCTGGTGGCCCGCGAGCTCGGCTCGCGCGCGGACCGGACCGTGGACTTCGACTACAGCTCGGAGACGCCGCTGCGCGATGCCCGCGGCTTCGAGATGTCCCGGGCAGAGGCTCACCCCACCCAGCTCACGGACGTGGCCCCGGTGCTGACCTCGGAGGAGATCGCGGCCGAGGCGCTGACCGAGTCCGGGCTGTGGTCCGAGCAGACGCCGCAGGTCGTGATGAACACGGTCCTGCCCAACGGCGCCCGGCTCTACGTGGACCACTCGCATCCCGAGTACTCCTCGCCCGAGGTCCTCACCCCGCGCGATGCAGCCCTCTACGATCTCGCCGGAGACCGTGTGGCGGCCGAGATCGTGGCCACGCTGCAGGCCACCGCCGAGGTCGGCGACCAGGAGCAGGTGCTGCTGCACAAGAACAACACCGACGGCAAGTCGTCGTCGTACGGAACGCACGAGAACTACACCGTGCCCCGCGACATCGACGACGACGCCCTGACCGCCGCCCTGCTGCCCTTCTTCGCCTCCCGCCAGGTCATGTGCGGCGCCGGGCGCGTGGGGCTGGGCCCCGGCAGCGAGCGGGCGGGCTTCCAGATCAGCCAGCGCGCGGACTTCTTCGAGCGGATGGTGGGCCTGGAGACCACGGTGCGCCGGCCCATCGTCAACACCCGCGACGAGCCGCACGCGGATCAGAAGCGCTACCGTCGTCTGCACGTCATCATCGGCGACGCCAACCTGTCCCACTGGGCGCAGGTGCTCAAGTTCGGCACCACCTCGCTCGTGCTGCGCCTGGTGGAGCAGGGCCTGCAGCCCAGGATCGAGCTCACCGAGCCCGTGCTCGCGCTGCACCGGATCAGCCACGATCCGTCGCTGCAGGCCGCGGTGGGCCGTCGTGACGGCGAGCCACTGACCGGGATCCAGATCCAGCGGATGTACCTCGAGGCAGCCGAGGCCATGGAGAGCGCCGACGGAGCGAGCCCCGATCCGGAGACCGCCGAGATCCTGCAGATGTGGCGCGAGACCCTCGATACGCTGGAGACCGACCCCATGGCCATGGCGGACCGCCTGGACTGGCTGGCCAAGCTCAAGCTGCTGCTGGGCTACCGCGAGCGCGGCGGCCTGCGCTGGGACGACGCCAAGCTGGCCATGATCGACCTGCAGTACCACGACGTCCGCCCGGACAAAAGCCTGTACGGCAAGCTCGAGGCGGCCGGGCGGATGCGGCGCCTCTTCGACGAGCAGGAGATCCGCCAGGCCATGTGGACCCCGCCGGCCGACACTCGCGCGGACTTCCGCGGCCGCCTCGTGGCGCGCTTCCCCGACGACGTCATCGCCGCCGGCTGGGAGACCATCGCCGTGGAGCTCCCCGGACTGCGCCGCGGTGCGCGGATCACCATGCCCGAGCCGACCGAGCTGACCCGGGAGCAGACGCAGGACTGGTGGGCCGCAGCCGACATCGAGGAGTTCATCGAGCGGGTGCAGCGGGATCGACCCGATCTGGTGGAGGTCTCCGCCCGCATCGGCTGA
- the arc gene encoding proteasome ATPase — MTESTSGADPHGTAQDHALATARRQVALVRDEKRNLDRQLATAGDQNQKLRTALESARGQIEQLKKFLANEVEVPLTIATLVRVVPPSTTVGSATLTADVHISGRLVRCPVSPLIATAGQLEPGRQVLMNENSTVVAVLGYEQSGELAPVQEVLDATRLVVGGRSGDDRVLRMSGALRKAKPRPGQMVSIDSRNGMALELVERQEMEQLVLEEVPNIRYTDIGGLGPQIEAIQDAVELPFLHPELYRQHQLTPPKGILLYGPPGNGKTMIAKAVARSLAERAAEQSGRKEAKGYFLNIKGPELLDKYVGETERQIRQIFSRAREQAASGVPVVVFFDEMESLFRTRGSGVSSDVETTIVPQLLTEMDGVEKLDNVIIVGATNREDMIDPAVLRPGRLDAKIRIDRPTAEGAREIFGLYLTETLPLRQEEVIAAGSREAALEQLIEVGVSSMYAQDDSTRFLEITYRDGSRETLWFSDFTSGAVIRNVVDRAKKMAIKDLLTDQVRGLSQEHLRRAVAEEFLEQQDLPDTSDPEEWARISGRRKDTIADLRFVLHRGSRAAAASAPTARAGEQS, encoded by the coding sequence ATGACCGAATCGACCTCCGGAGCAGACCCCCACGGCACGGCGCAGGACCATGCGCTGGCCACCGCCCGTCGGCAGGTCGCTCTGGTCCGGGACGAGAAGCGCAATCTGGACCGGCAGCTGGCCACGGCCGGCGATCAGAACCAGAAGCTGCGCACCGCCCTGGAGTCCGCCCGCGGCCAGATCGAGCAGCTCAAGAAGTTCCTGGCCAACGAGGTCGAGGTCCCGCTGACGATCGCCACTCTGGTGCGCGTGGTCCCGCCGTCCACCACGGTGGGCTCGGCGACCCTGACCGCTGACGTCCACATCTCCGGGCGGCTCGTGCGCTGCCCCGTCTCGCCGCTGATCGCCACGGCGGGACAGCTGGAGCCCGGTCGCCAGGTGCTCATGAACGAGAACTCGACCGTGGTCGCCGTGCTGGGCTACGAGCAGTCGGGCGAGCTGGCACCGGTCCAGGAGGTCCTTGACGCCACCCGGCTGGTCGTGGGCGGACGCTCCGGCGACGACCGCGTCCTGCGCATGTCCGGCGCCCTGCGCAAGGCCAAGCCGCGCCCGGGCCAGATGGTCTCGATCGACTCCCGCAACGGGATGGCCTTGGAGCTCGTCGAGCGCCAGGAGATGGAGCAGCTGGTCCTGGAGGAGGTCCCGAACATCCGCTACACGGACATCGGCGGCCTGGGCCCGCAGATCGAGGCGATCCAGGACGCGGTGGAGCTGCCCTTCCTGCACCCCGAGCTCTACCGCCAGCATCAGCTGACCCCGCCCAAGGGCATCCTGCTCTACGGGCCTCCCGGCAACGGCAAGACCATGATCGCCAAGGCCGTGGCCCGCTCCCTGGCCGAGCGCGCCGCCGAGCAGTCGGGGCGCAAGGAGGCCAAGGGGTACTTCCTGAACATCAAGGGCCCGGAGCTGCTGGACAAGTACGTGGGCGAGACCGAGCGCCAGATCCGCCAGATCTTCTCCCGCGCCCGCGAGCAGGCCGCTTCCGGCGTGCCCGTCGTGGTGTTCTTCGACGAGATGGAGTCGCTGTTCCGCACGCGCGGCTCGGGGGTCTCCTCGGACGTGGAGACCACGATCGTCCCGCAGCTGCTCACGGAGATGGACGGCGTCGAGAAGCTCGACAACGTGATCATCGTGGGCGCCACCAACCGCGAGGACATGATCGACCCGGCCGTGCTGCGCCCCGGCCGACTCGACGCCAAGATCCGCATCGACCGCCCCACCGCCGAAGGCGCCCGGGAGATCTTCGGGCTCTACCTCACGGAGACGCTGCCGCTGCGCCAGGAGGAGGTCATCGCCGCAGGCTCCCGCGAGGCGGCCCTGGAGCAGCTCATCGAGGTGGGCGTGTCGTCCATGTACGCCCAGGACGACTCCACGCGCTTCCTGGAGATCACCTACCGGGACGGCTCGCGCGAGACCCTGTGGTTCTCGGACTTCACCTCGGGCGCGGTCATCCGCAACGTGGTGGACCGCGCCAAGAAGATGGCGATCAAGGACCTGCTCACCGATCAGGTGCGCGGCCTGTCCCAGGAGCACCTGCGTCGAGCGGTGGCCGAGGAGTTCCTGGAGCAGCAGGACCTGCCGGATACCTCCGATCCGGAGGAGTGGGCCCGGATCTCCGGGCGCCGCAAGGACACCATCGCGGACCTGCGCTTCGTGCTGCACCGCGGCTCGCGCGCTGCAGCCGCTTCCGCACCGACCGCCCGGGCAGGAGAGCAGTCATGA